The following are from one region of the Oscarella lobularis chromosome 3, ooOscLobu1.1, whole genome shotgun sequence genome:
- the LOC136184286 gene encoding uncharacterized protein: MRLVLSQLVTIFCTLSYWAKGSADCSCEDVLVVCSFNGITSGKKVLPQAGASALCLDRMNWREQELDPEAAKWNVLGCPSSFSAVAAVQGHSRNSKTGDDCSLQDFSSGNVFDSGIQNAAVYCHQSGNQPLRLHDVTESNVNSFANIELCDECQCLVNTVALWAAGNLDYFSTTCLRFGNNRSESDAANTTDTVVSVAIRRIEDPCNPSPCQNNGRCSFNNFTCNSSNGICCHCSKLFSGQFCENLIGSGCDLSPCFPGVSCTDMENGTFTCDHCPDGLDGDGITCVTNKSSDIVTVHAADADSLEALAGFSAKVVFLDEANGTVLLNKNASANDNSSVQFDVPRSRTVTVIVGLEGYASNSLVAKPVPDVENHVTLFLRKRADPISFTYSVQAESFAVSSKASAASSGNSSLSYKAIFFPDSLEASENATVLISFTGVDPTDSLVGVPDLVALPENETENQANLNSLALAEITLTDAVSGNEISLKKPVELQLSLSTNVQASAGDKIEAWYFNESQGLWLQEGFGIVKEIDGALVWVYNASHFSWWNCDRPWYDKHCVTVLAFDDKDNQQRPIGIDIVLTGKDFFFTDRKKTTNQGVCFDFKKDGQAEIFSADEDDGYFSNPVLIQGKGDAATCDQEKTSTTPVCDLQLLTCTCSCFQVPPETISLPLFVQAETPPFSAVVDITAALRQRLSNRCHIHRLRYGIKTYSGDNLSPEFDLDTSGNILLSNTAGAVKTPGSTKHFSIRLDVQTDTSQKAVCDCAHIKSTFKIDVVVSFTGEAAFQWVFSDSGFILGGHGGAERKYNDPSAVSFSPWRVFNAGTRLKFYFENSSNCGNDSNSNAQRGQATTSFALLAESVLIISWSGKGEAVDSGFESMTIEVDSRTVISASSPGGGGGGGCAMGDVQANVNSPFQTPRLSVGLHDITVSMDSGDDLYHHNAFYDVLFSILEVT, from the exons ATGCGTCTGGTGCTTTCTCAACTCGTTACAATCTTTTGCACTTTATCGTACTGGGCAAAAGGCAGTGCAGATTGCTCTTGCGAAGATGTCTTGGTTGTGTGCTCGTTCAACGGAATTACATCAGGGAAAAAAGT ATTGCCCCAAGCTGGAGCGTCCGCACTGTGTCTCGACAGAATGAACTGGCGCGAACAGGAACTAGATCCGGAAGCTGCCAAATG GAACGTTCTTGGGTGTCCTTCGTCTTTCAGCGCTGTAGCTGCGGTTCAAGGTCACAGCAGAAA CTCGAAAACTGGCGATGACTGCAGCCTTCAagatttctcttcagg AaacgtctttgattctgGAATTCAAAATGCGGCTGTCTA TTGCCACCAATCTGGGAATCAACCTCTGCGCCTACACGACGTTACTGAGTCTAACGTTAACAGCTTCGCAAATAT TGAATTGTGCGATGAATGCCAGTGCTTGGTGAACACGGTTGCTCTGTGGGCAGCCGGAAATCTAGATTATTTCTCAACGACCTGTTTGCGATTTGGTAATAATCGCTCAGAATCTGATGCTGCTAACACTACAGACACCGTTGTCTCGGTTGCGATACGAAGAATTGAAG ATCCTTGCAACCCATCTCCTTGCCAAAATAACGGAAGATGCAGTTTTAACAATTTCACATGCAATTCAAGCAACGGTATTTGCTGTCACTGCTCTAAATTATTTAGCGGACAATTTTGCGAAAATT TAATAGGCTCTGGTTGTGACTTGTCGCCATGCTTTCCTGGAGTATCTTGCACCGACATGGAAAACGGAACGTTTACATGTGATCATTGTCCCGACGGCTTAGATGGCGACGGCATAACTTGCGTTACTAACA aaaGCAGCGACATTGTTACTGTTCATGCTGCTGACGCCGATTCTCTCGAGGCTTTAGCGGGATTTTCAGCAAAAGTCGTCTTTTTAGACGAAGCCAACGGAACCGTTCTGTTGAACAAAAATGCATCTGCTAATGACAACTCATCAGTTCAGTTTGACGTTCCTCGTTCTCGAACTGTCACTGTCATTGTTGGTCTTGAAGGCTACGCTTCAAATTCTCTCGTTGCTAAGCCTGTGCCGGACGTAG AAAATCACGTCACGCTATTTCTGAGAAAGCGTGCTGATCCGATTTCCTTTACGTACAGTGTGCAAGCTGAGAGCTTTGCTGTGAGTTCCAAGGCCAGCGCTGCATCCAGCGGAAACAGTTCACTTTCGTATAAGGCCATATTTTTTCCGGATTCTTTAGAAGCGTCAGAAAACGCCACAGTACTAATTTCATTCACCGGAGTCGATCCAACTGACAGTTTGGTGGGTGTTCCAGATCTCGTAGCCCTTCCTGAAAACGAGACAGAAAATCAAGCGAATCTAAACAGTCTTGCTCTTGCAGAAATTACCCTAACAGATGCAGTGTCTGGAAACGAAATTTCGCTTAAGAAACCGGTCGAATTGCAACTTTCATTGAGTACAAACGTCCAAGCTTCCGCTGGTGACAAGATCGAAGCGTGGTACTTCAATGAGTCACAAGGTCTTTGGCTTCAAGAGGGTTTTGGTATTgtaaaagaaatcgacgggGCTCTCGTATGGGTATACAATGCGTCTCATTTTAGCTGGTGGAATTGCGATAGGCCGTGGTACGATAAGCACTGCGTTACTGTGCTGGCATTTGATGATAAAGATAATCAACAGCGGCCTATAGGAATTGACATTGTTCTAACAGGAAaagactttttctttacagaccgaaagaaaacaacaaaCCAAGGCGTATGTTTTGACTTCAAAAAAGACGGACAGGctgaaatattttctgcagatgaagatgacggTTACTTTAGCAATCCTGTACTTAttcaaggaaaaggagatGCGGCAACATGCGATCAAGAGAAGACGTCAACTACGCCGGTGTGCGACTTGCAATTGTTAACCTGCACTTGCAGTTGTTTTCAAGTGCCCCCAGAGACTATTTCATTGCCTCTTTTTGTTCAAGCTGAAACGCCTCCCTTCTCAGCGGTGGTGGACATCACCGCAGCATTACGGCAAAGGCTGTCGAATAGGTGTCATATTCACCGCCTCCGCTATGGTATCAAAACGTACTCTGGTGACAATTTATCACCCGAGTTTGATCTCGATACTTCTGGGAATATTCTGCTATCGAATACAGCAGGCGCTGTAAAGACACCTGGCAGCACGAAGCATTTTAGTATAAGACTTGATGTTCAAACCGATACTTCACAGAAAGCTGTTTGCGATTGCGCGCACATTAAATCTACGTttaaaatcgacgtcgtcgtgtcaTTCACAG GCGAAGCTGCGTTTCAGTGGGTTTTTTCGGACTCTGGGTTTATTTTGGGAGGCCACGGTGGTGCTGAAAGAAAGTACAATGATCCAAGTGCAGTATCGTTCTCGCCGTGGAGGGTTTTTAATGCGGGGACCAGgttaaaattttatttcgaAAATTCCTCTAACTGCGGAAACGATTCTAACTCAAACGCGCAAAGAGGACAAGCTACCACGAGTTTTGCTCTGTTGGCTGAAAGCGTTTTAATTATATCTTGGTCAGGCAAAGGGGAGGCGGTAGATTCTGGTTTCGAAAGCATGACTATAGAAGTCGATAGCAGAACGGTAATTTCTGCAAGTTCTCCCggcggtggtggtggtggcggctGTGCTATGGGAGATGTTCAGGCAAATGTCAATTCTCCTTTTCAAACGCCGAGACTATCGGTCGGTCTCCATGACATTACCGTGAGCATGGATAGCGGCGACGATCTTTACCACCATAACGCCTTTTACGATGTGCTGTTCTCAATTCTTGAAGTAACCTAA
- the LOC136184387 gene encoding von Willebrand factor D and EGF domain-containing protein-like: MSSNLFTFLLACVCFGTTSSFDCPIVTVANDPCLTLEDKLKIPKVLNRGVDTVVVAGEEICDTHLQGGEWYRFIDVESNNTFTIPVRKPVGGVDQCVDVGRCGTTAPISVTDDPPTVEGETKKLKGCINFIDCCFFSQDLCARLCGNEIIYYLTVPIACSIAYCSSAPTCATNQIVQGEECVDKYPTLQHKPLLTATSRNVATNHDEVVFQCQIFGPDENVHYNFKWETDVEKPNLPALPTSGFGDETLDEVSLSDIFGSLKEVVFGFHLVCIVEAKFKDQDDASPELRSSAFFAGLSVDPMTLIMSEKDEINLFEVVVKPTVPVVCEGSNTCHLDIAIRNQKFAGQADVVTSVCGMRFETNNWNTPQSFLISCTI, translated from the exons ATGAGCAGCAACCTTTTCACTTTTCTCCTTGCCTGCG TTTGCTTTGGAACAACATCTTCATTTGACTGCCCTATTGTCACCGTCGCCAACGATCCATGCTTGACAC TTGAAGATAAGCTGAAGATTCCGAAAGTCCTGAATAGAGGAGTAGACACGGTAGTGGTCGCTGGGGAGGAAATCTGCGATACGCATCTCCAAGGGGGGGAGTGGTATCgtttcatcgacgtcgagagcaACAATACGTTTACCATTCCTGTGCGAAAACCTGTTGGCGGTGTCGATCAGTGCGTCGACGTTGGTCGCTGCGGCACCACTGCTCCTATAAGTGTTACAGACGATCCGCCGACGGTTGAGGGAGAAACCAAAAAACTCAAAGGATGCATCAACTTTATTGATTGTTGCTTCTTTTCCCAAGACCTTTGCGCTCGGTTGTGCGGCAATGAGATAATCTATTATCTAACCGTCCCTATAGCCTGCTCCATCGCTTATTGCTCAA GTGCACCAACCTGTGCTACGAATCAAATAGTTCAAGGAGAGGAGTGTGTTG ATAAGTATCCAACACTACAGCACAAGCCCCTTCTTACGGCCACGTCTAGAAATGTAGCGACAAACCACGACGAAGTCGTATTTCAATGCCAGATCTTTGGTCCCGACGAAAATGTTCATTATAACTTTAAATGGGAGACAGATGTGGAGAAACCCAACCTACCAGCACTACCAACGTCTGGTTTTGGAGACGAAACGCTCGATGAGGTTTCATTGAGCGATATATTTGGCTCTTTGAAAGAGGTTGTATTCGGTTTTCAT CTTGTTTGCATTGTCGAAGCTAAATTTAAAGATCAAGATGATGCCTCTCCTGAGCTAAGGAGCTCGGCATTTTTTGCTGGACTATCA GTAGACCCAATGACTTTAATAATGAGCGAAAAGGATGAGATTAACCTTTTTGAAGTTGTTGTCAAGCCAACTGTGCCAGTGGTTTGTGAAGGCTCTAATACTTGTCATTTAGACATTGCCATCAGAAACCAGAAATTTGCGGGCCAAGCCGACGTTGTTACGTCTGTCTGCGGAATGCGTTTTGAAACAAATAATTGGAATACTCCTCAGTCCTTCCTAATTTCATGC ACCATATAA